In Zunongwangia profunda SM-A87, the following proteins share a genomic window:
- the ltrA gene encoding group II intron reverse transcriptase/maturase, which produces MIDYYETKQHPITKKMVLDAYKKVKSKKGSAGVDGQSLQNFRENLSGNLYKIWNRMTSGSYFPPVVKEVRITKKTGGFRSLGIPTVSDRIAQQVIKSYLEPKVESSFHQNSYGYRPRKSAHQALEKTVSRCGYYSWVVDLDIRGFFDNIDHTLLMKAVERYTKEKWVLMYIGRWLKTGVSREGEITDRIKGTPQGGVISPLLANIFLHFAFDKWMQIHHSNMPFERYCDDAIIHCTSEKQAYFIREAVSKRMKACKLELNSEKTHIVYCKNHVHSESHKNTSFDFLGYTFRPLRRPTKNGWKLTYFPVMSHASKKEARRRLKKVVNRKFRGSIQELAQIINPMIRGWYQYFCKYSKWTTRGLWYWLNRKIVRWIRRYRKRSRVQARKWLKNVYKTNPQLFEHWKPVLDIKPY; this is translated from the coding sequence ATGATTGATTATTATGAAACAAAACAACATCCAATAACCAAGAAAATGGTATTGGATGCGTACAAGAAAGTAAAGTCCAAAAAGGGCAGTGCCGGAGTCGATGGACAGAGTTTACAGAATTTTAGGGAGAACCTCTCTGGAAATTTGTATAAAATCTGGAACCGTATGACCTCAGGCAGTTATTTTCCGCCTGTTGTAAAGGAAGTTCGTATAACCAAGAAAACAGGAGGCTTTCGCAGTCTCGGAATTCCTACGGTATCGGATCGCATTGCGCAACAGGTGATTAAAAGTTACTTAGAACCCAAGGTGGAAAGCAGTTTTCATCAGAATAGTTATGGATACAGACCCAGGAAAAGTGCGCATCAGGCACTGGAGAAAACAGTGTCCAGATGTGGTTATTACAGTTGGGTGGTAGACCTTGATATTCGTGGATTCTTTGATAACATTGACCATACCCTACTGATGAAGGCAGTAGAAAGGTATACAAAAGAGAAATGGGTGTTGATGTATATTGGAAGGTGGTTGAAAACAGGAGTATCCAGAGAAGGTGAAATCACCGATAGAATAAAAGGTACTCCTCAAGGCGGCGTCATTAGTCCGCTACTTGCCAATATATTTCTTCACTTTGCATTCGATAAATGGATGCAAATCCATCACTCCAATATGCCTTTCGAACGATATTGCGACGATGCCATCATACATTGCACATCAGAGAAACAAGCATATTTCATTAGAGAGGCTGTTTCTAAACGGATGAAAGCTTGTAAGTTGGAACTCAATAGTGAGAAAACTCACATTGTGTATTGCAAGAATCACGTGCACAGCGAAAGTCACAAGAATACAAGTTTTGATTTTCTCGGTTACACGTTCCGCCCCCTCAGACGACCAACCAAAAATGGTTGGAAACTGACTTACTTTCCAGTAATGAGCCACGCCTCAAAGAAAGAAGCAAGGCGAAGACTTAAGAAGGTTGTCAATAGAAAGTTTCGGGGATCCATCCAAGAACTGGCACAGATAATCAACCCTATGATAAGGGGCTGGTATCAATATTTTTGCAAGTATTCGAAATGGACAACCCGTGGACTATGGTATTGGTTAAACAGGAAAATAGTTAGATGGATTAGGAGGTACAGAAAGCGCAGTAGAGTGCAAGCTCGAAAATGGCTAAAAAATGTGTACAAGACTAACCCACAATTGTTTGAGCATTGGAAACCTGTCTTAGATATAAAACCTTACTAA
- the tnpC gene encoding IS66 family transposase, which translates to MLDSDKKGSTHQGYQWVYHDPLQKLVLFNYRKGRGQHGPKELLDGYKGYVQCDGYTVYDKIGLDPDITMAGCLVHARRKFVDARDQDQARAEKALAIFSEIYREERAIKEAAAGDAEMRKELRLQKVLPLLQQIKTWIQEEQFKVLPKSAMGKAMTYFINQYPKFEVIFEDGRIELDNNLIENAIRPLALGRKNFLFAGSHKAAQNAAMLYSFFGSCKMQGVNPQQWLEDTLQRIPNHSIQKLEELLPGYQKA; encoded by the coding sequence GTGCTGGATAGTGATAAAAAAGGCAGCACACATCAAGGCTATCAATGGGTCTATCACGACCCCTTGCAAAAACTGGTGCTCTTTAATTACCGCAAAGGACGCGGGCAACATGGTCCCAAGGAACTCCTTGATGGGTATAAAGGGTACGTTCAATGCGATGGTTACACGGTATATGATAAAATCGGGTTAGATCCGGATATTACTATGGCCGGTTGCCTGGTGCATGCCAGGCGAAAATTTGTGGATGCCCGGGACCAGGATCAAGCAAGGGCAGAAAAAGCACTAGCGATATTTAGTGAAATTTATAGGGAGGAACGAGCGATCAAAGAAGCAGCAGCCGGGGATGCAGAGATGCGAAAGGAACTAAGATTACAAAAGGTGCTGCCGCTACTGCAACAGATCAAAACCTGGATCCAGGAAGAACAGTTTAAGGTGTTACCTAAAAGTGCGATGGGGAAAGCCATGACGTATTTTATAAATCAATATCCTAAGTTCGAGGTGATCTTTGAAGATGGCAGGATCGAATTGGATAACAACCTTATTGAGAATGCTATTCGTCCATTGGCTCTCGGCCGAAAAAATTTCTTGTTTGCAGGCTCTCACAAGGCTGCGCAAAATGCGGCTATGTTATATTCCTTCTTTGGGAGTTGTAAAATGCAGGGTGTGAATCCCCAACAGTGGTTAGAGGATACTCTGCAAAGAATACCTAATCATAGCATCCAAAAACTGGAGGAGTTATTGCCCGGCTATCAAAAAGCTTAG